Genomic window (Nicotiana sylvestris chromosome 7, ASM39365v2, whole genome shotgun sequence):
aaaaaagacAAATTAAATTTTAGTACTCATATATAGTAGGTGGGACGAGACGATTAGGAGAGGAAGGGGACACCTTTGTCGCTACTAGTGTGTGCTTTTATGTGTATTTAATTTGGCTAGGGACTCCCGATAATATAGCTTTTTTATTAGGGTCCTAAAACTTCATTTTACATGTTGAAAATAGACTTCACGATTTGCAATCCAGCGCAATGATCCTTAGGATTGAAACACCTTTCGGCCTTTCAAATATAGTAATTAAGACAAAATCAAAGTCTATGTTAAACCacgtaaaataaaaatataaggagAAGAAAGGACAAAGTTTACTTGTAATTAAGTTGTGACAATCGAATAGGGTTAGTAATCCCAGTTCTGCATTTCAAAGAAATTCTTAAATTTCAATTCCATTGGCTGGGAGAAGGTGTATGTGGCTGCTATGGATGACAAGATTCGGGAAGCGAGACTCAGTTGGTTCGGGCACATAcggaggagaagcccagatgccctagtaaggaggtgtgagcggttggctttgtcgggtacgagaagaggtagatggcagcctaagaagtattggagagaagtaatcagacaggacatggcgtgccttcagatttccgaggacatggctcttgataggaaggtgtggaggtcgagcattatgGTTGTAGGTTAGGAGCTAGTTGAGCATTTTTCTACATCGTACAGGTGTAAGGCTAGTCTGATAGGGTTTTGCCTTAGACTCTTAGTGGTTAATATTATGTTCACACTATTCTCCCGTTTTTTATTGTATCGGACCTTATTTACTGGTTATTGTTATTGGTTTTCATCTATTTTCTAGTTCTTGTGATgcttatttttatgattttctgttgatggtactgatatattgtctctttttgtcttcttgagctgagggtctatcgaaaacaccTCTTTACTCCATTTGGGTAGGAGTAAGGTGTACGTACTCACTACCTTCTCCAGACTCCATTGTGAGATTTtattggattgttgttgttgttgctacagTCAATTCCATTCTAAAGCCACAAGTACACAAATGAATTAAATTTAATACCAATCCTATGAAAAAAAggataccaaaaaagaaaagaaagtaagaaGCGTACTTGTAATGTGTTGGAGAGATGCCCTGAAAGAACACTTTTGTTTTGGTAGGATCAATATTAGATTCTACCCATCTGGACCAAGTTTTGAGTCCCTCCTTGAAGGCCTCCAAACGATCCATGTCTTTATAAATTTGATCTCCTTTTTGAATAAAATCCCATCTGGAACAAATATATCAAATTAAGCCACAAATATAGAGAATTTTACACGATACGATATAAAAGAATTAAAAAAGTGGATATATTTGAAAATCTTATTAGGATCGAAATAATTAAATGTCATGCGGAAGCTAATAAAGTAAATTTTAAACATTGAGAAATTGGACAATAAAGAGAAATATATCAAAAAAGATATAAATATTTAATATGGTTCAGTCAATTGACCTACATTCACAAGAGGAGATGAGCAATCCAACTATACAAAAGGTACAAATATCGGGAGAACAACTTCACAAAATGCACTCTTAAAGAGGTAAAGAAGGAATTAATCTCAATTGAGGACTGTGAATGCTACCAAGTGAGAAGGAATTTATCTCAATTTATATGAGTTTTTTTCTACAAGAAAAGAATTCGCCATATATATGGgagatttatattttcttttagtaaaaacaaaattaattatgCTAAATATGTTGTCCgtctttaaaaaaaaactaaatatgaTTAGAAAATTGGGCAAATAGCTATCAAACCTTTCATAAGATAAATTAAGCAAGTTGTACAGCAAGAGCAAAATAAGTCAAAAGGCATATATAAAAGATTAATTAAGAAAAGCTTACGGTTGTTGGCTTCCCTTGTGGAGCCACCAATGCCATGTATTAAAAATGAGCATGTCCAAATCTTTCCAAGCATCACCATTTTGTATTGAATCCAGCTTCAGAACTCTGCCTATCCTCTCTTTCACCAAATCTACCAGAAAGGCGTTCCGtgataaaatcaaagaaacgTTATAGTCCTGCAACAAAAGTCCAAATATAATTAATTAACTTTTAGAAATGAAGTTGTACAGTAAAATTCAAAGAAATCACATTTTGTATTTATCAAGGGCGCTCCTATATGTAAGTAATGGGAGATGCTATATAAGCTATGGTAATTATTAAAGATCTTTTAATGTATAATTTTACTGACAGATTACTTATCATTTTTACTAGGTTTATCAATTAATAATAGTTATGATAGAGATATATTGTAATGGTCTTATTTATATGCATGTGACATGACagtataaatatttttatataccGTTAGTGTATAGAACTTAAAAACGGAAGTTAGTAATGAAGTTTACCTGGAAAACAAAGTTGGAGACGTCGCCTTTCCTTTGGATTGTGAAGTTAAGGTGGGGCACTGTTGCATGCAACATGCATGTGAGTGATTGCCATTGGTTAAGGCTCAAAGAGTCCCCTATGAACATTATCTTCTTCCCCTTCACCCTCTTCAGAAAATCCAATCCATCAAATCTGTCCCCCAAAAAAATATATTGTAAACTAGGACGTTTTAGCGAAAATTAATTAGACAAAATATAATAAGGTATATATATGTAATTGATTATACGAACTTGGGCAATTCACACGCAGTAGGCTTCCACTTGTACTTGAGATAGAGTTTATCAGGTCGTCCATTTCCTTGGCAATCGAATTGTCCTTCGATAAAAGAACAGATCGATGAATTGTATAATGGATTTGAATCGTCATAAATCCAACTCCCCTGGAAAAAAACACATGAGCTTCTGGCTTTTGATCCTCCAGAGTGACTAAAATGCTTTAGTAGTACGGCGCTAGTTGACTGGTTGTGAAGGCACAAGACGAACAAAATAACATAAACGAAATATACATAGCTGAAATATCGTCCACCTTCCATCAAATCAAAGAACAGGGAAgaagaaaattaattaaattaatctGAAAAAAGAGCGAAAAGTATCTAAACTGCAAGTGCTTATGATGAATAATTCATTGTAGAAATACAGGCTTAGCTTTGGATCAATGGTGTCATGTTGTTGGAGCCAAGCAcacttttttgtttctttattttaattattttcatgTTATGTACTGAGTGTAGCGACCTTAGCTTATTTGGTAGAAAATAATTGTTCTCATTATTGCTTGATGTTTACGATTTGTTTTTATCAAGTTTCAGCAATTTAATTTGATCCTTCTAAGCAAAGGTATATCCTTGCTTTATTTATTTCCAACATTTGGACCATATGGCTACCAAATGATATAACATGTCACCTCATACTTTATTTTATGTCCTGCGAGATTTCTTTCCTTTAGTTATTTTAAGCTAGATCTCCCATCATATTGCCCACTTGGATAGCCAACATTCCCATGCATAATATTGCCCACTTGTATAACCAGAATTGTACGTTTTCGTTGGGCTTGAAAATTTTGGGCCGCTAGCCATATGATTTCTAGTCCACTTTCAATGAGTTTGGCCCATTCTAAAATTAGCTTAGGCTTCTTTTAAGGAAATTTTACCTCATATAGCAAAGGTTGACacattatttattataa
Coding sequences:
- the LOC104237791 gene encoding protein trichome birefringence-like 41, whose protein sequence is MEGGRYFSYVYFVYVILFVLCLHNQSTSAVLLKHFSHSGGSKARSSCVFFQGSWIYDDSNPLYNSSICSFIEGQFDCQGNGRPDKLYLKYKWKPTACELPKFDGLDFLKRVKGKKIMFIGDSLSLNQWQSLTCMLHATVPHLNFTIQRKGDVSNFVFQDYNVSLILSRNAFLVDLVKERIGRVLKLDSIQNGDAWKDLDMLIFNTWHWWLHKGSQQPWDFIQKGDQIYKDMDRLEAFKEGLKTWSRWVESNIDPTKTKVFFQGISPTHYNGQEWNGSKASSNCNGETQPISGSMYPGGPMAAATVVKEVLSNMSKPVTLLDITLLSQLRKDGHPSIYGINAKGKGNDCSHWCLAGVPDTWNQIFYALLVNQGKLNII